GGTCGGGGAGGCCAGCATCGAGTTGAGCACCGCCTCCTCGCTCGCCTCGACCACGGCGGCGAAGAACGGGTCCAGCTGCGAGCCGGTGATGGCCGGCGGCCCGGTGAGCTGCCCGGCGCGGTCGCCCCGGATCCCGGTGGCGCAGGCCAGGAAGATCTCGCCGCTGCCGTGGTGGGCGGTCGAGCCGGCGCGGGCCAGGCCGAGGCCGACCCGTCGGGCCAGCCGCGAACAGGTAGCCGAGTCCAGCGGCGCGTCCGTGATGACCACACCGATGCAGGACCCGGCGGGGGGAGGCTCCGGCGGGTAGGGGTCCGGCGCCAGCAGCCGACCGACCGGGACGCCGTCCACCGTCAGCCTTTCCCGTTCGCCGAAGTTGGTCATGAGCAGGACGCCCACGGTGTGGCGACTCGGCAGCACGCGGGACGCCGTGCCGATGCCCCCCTTGAAGCCTAGGCAGGACATCCCGGTTCCGGAGCCGACCGAGCCCTCCTCCGGCGGCGTCGCCGACCCGACCGAGACCTCGGCCGCCGCCCAGGCCGCCGCCACGTCGTCGCGGGTGACCTGCATCCTGCGGACCTCGGACAGGAACGAGTCGTCGCACTCCGCGACGACGGGGATCACGACGTCCTCACCGATGGCCGGCTCCCGCTCGGTGATGAGCTCGCAGGCCGCGTCGTAGACCCGGCCCAGCTGCATGGTCGAGGTGAGGAACACCGGCGACTCGAGCAGCCCCCACTCGGCGGCCGTCAGTAAGCCGGTGCACTCGCCGGCGCCGTTGAGGACCGACCCGCCGGCCGGCACCGGCCGGGCGAAGGTGTCGGCCGAGGGCAGCAGGACGGTGACGCCGGTCCGGGCCACCCCCCGACCGGCCGGTGGCACGGGCTCGTCCCGCCAGACCGTGGCATGGCCGAGGCCCACCCCCGGCACGTCCAGCACCGACGCCGTCGGCCCCGACGGCAGGCTTCCGATCCTGATTCCCAAGTCAGTAGCTCGCGGCATGCTGGCATCCTGCCCTACGTTGGACCTGTGATCGTCGTCGATTCGTTGACCAAGGACTTCGGCACCGTTCGGGCCGTCGACGGGCTGTCCTTCCTGGTCGAGGCGGGCAGCGTGACGGGGTTCCTGGGGCCGAACGGCGCCGGCAAGACCACCACGCTGCGGGTGCTGCTGGGGCTGGTCTCGCCCACCAGCGGGACGGCCACCATCGACGGACGCCGCTACGCCGAGCTGCCCGAGCCGATGCGGATGGTGGGGGCAGCGCTGGAGGCCTCCAGCTTCCACCCGGGCCGCACCGCCCGGGACCACCTGCGGGTCCTCGTGCTGTCCGCCGGCCTGCGGCTCACCCGGGTGGACGAGGTCCTCGCGCAGGTGGCCCTCACCGAG
This window of the Actinomycetes bacterium genome carries:
- a CDS encoding P1 family peptidase translates to MPRATDLGIRIGSLPSGPTASVLDVPGVGLGHATVWRDEPVPPAGRGVARTGVTVLLPSADTFARPVPAGGSVLNGAGECTGLLTAAEWGLLESPVFLTSTMQLGRVYDAACELITEREPAIGEDVVIPVVAECDDSFLSEVRRMQVTRDDVAAAWAAAEVSVGSATPPEEGSVGSGTGMSCLGFKGGIGTASRVLPSRHTVGVLLMTNFGERERLTVDGVPVGRLLAPDPYPPEPPPAGSCIGVVITDAPLDSATCSRLARRVGLGLARAGSTAHHGSGEIFLACATGIRGDRAGQLTGPPAITGSQLDPFFAAVVEASEEAVLNSMLASPTVTGRGGHARQGLPVDEVRRLLADRGV